In one Pseudomonas purpurea genomic region, the following are encoded:
- a CDS encoding succinylglutamate desuccinylase/aspartoacylase family protein: protein MQRIDHPLPWSHLGTERSLSVFRFGSGSRKVYIQASLHADELPGMRTAWELKKRLVELESQGQLRGIIELVPVANPIGLDQHLQGSHLGRFELGSGKNFNRAFHELGGPVGELIGTRLGADAQSNIALIRQAMGQVLDQLPAPVSSLEALHRLLLRHACDADITLDLHCDFEAVIHLYALPQHWPQWQSLAARLKAGVALLCEDSGGSSFDESCSSPWLRLAKAFPQAAIPPANLATTLELGSMGDTRVVQAQANCEAILGFFAEQGFIDGDWPSAPSDCCEGMPFEGTQYLFAPHHGVVSFLREAGEWVETGDALFEVVDPLSDRVSTVCAGTSGVLFALDRGRYTQPGIWQAKVAGRDAIRAGKLIND, encoded by the coding sequence ATGCAACGTATTGATCATCCACTGCCTTGGAGCCACTTGGGCACTGAGCGTAGCCTCAGCGTATTCCGTTTCGGTAGTGGCTCACGCAAGGTCTATATCCAGGCCAGCTTGCACGCCGATGAACTGCCGGGCATGCGTACCGCCTGGGAGTTGAAGAAGCGGCTTGTTGAACTTGAAAGCCAAGGTCAGTTAAGGGGCATCATCGAATTGGTCCCCGTGGCCAACCCCATCGGCTTGGACCAGCACCTGCAAGGTAGTCATCTGGGCCGCTTCGAATTGGGCAGCGGAAAAAATTTCAACCGGGCGTTCCACGAGCTTGGCGGGCCCGTGGGTGAGTTGATCGGGACGCGTCTGGGCGCCGATGCGCAGTCCAATATTGCCTTGATCCGCCAGGCCATGGGGCAGGTCCTCGATCAATTGCCAGCGCCGGTCTCATCACTCGAAGCCTTGCACCGACTGCTGCTGCGCCATGCTTGTGATGCTGATATCACGCTCGATCTGCATTGTGATTTTGAGGCCGTCATTCACCTCTATGCCTTGCCGCAACATTGGCCACAGTGGCAATCGCTGGCAGCACGACTGAAGGCTGGTGTCGCGTTGCTGTGTGAAGACTCAGGCGGCAGTTCTTTCGATGAGTCTTGCTCATCGCCGTGGTTGCGCTTGGCCAAAGCGTTCCCGCAAGCAGCCATTCCTCCGGCTAACCTGGCAACAACCCTGGAGTTGGGCAGTATGGGTGACACCCGTGTGGTTCAGGCGCAGGCCAATTGCGAAGCCATTCTCGGCTTCTTCGCCGAGCAGGGATTTATCGACGGAGACTGGCCGTCAGCGCCGAGTGATTGTTGTGAAGGCATGCCCTTTGAGGGCACGCAGTACCTCTTCGCACCGCATCACGGGGTTGTCAGTTTCCTGCGTGAGGCAGGGGAGTGGGTGGAGACGGGCGATGCGCTGTTCGAGGTGGTTGACCCGCTGAGTGATCGGGTCAGTACCGTGTGTGCCGGAACCAGCGGGGTGTTGTTTGCCCTTGATCGCGGGCGCTACACGCAACCGGGAATCTGGCAAGCCAAGGTCGCAGGGCGCGACGCGATTCGAGCCGGAAAGCTGATTAACGATTGA
- a CDS encoding thiol-disulfide oxidoreductase DCC family protein has translation MKTACPPYLHPGDRVVLFDGVCTLCNGSVRFLIAHDPHQKIKLASMQSIQGQALLNWFNLPTEQFQSMAFIENNAVFERSDAFIRMMRHLPWPWRALSAIRVIPRPVRDWVYDRVALNRYRLFGRRDVCLLPDPAHQDRFLDDRG, from the coding sequence ATGAAAACCGCTTGCCCACCCTATCTGCACCCTGGCGATCGCGTCGTGTTGTTCGATGGCGTCTGCACACTGTGCAACGGCTCGGTGCGCTTCCTGATCGCCCATGACCCTCACCAGAAAATCAAACTGGCCTCAATGCAATCGATCCAGGGTCAAGCGCTGTTGAATTGGTTCAACTTGCCCACCGAGCAGTTCCAGAGCATGGCGTTCATCGAAAATAACGCCGTGTTCGAACGCTCGGACGCCTTTATTCGAATGATGCGTCACCTGCCGTGGCCATGGCGGGCGCTCAGCGCAATCCGGGTGATTCCACGCCCCGTGCGTGACTGGGTTTACGACCGGGTAGCACTCAATCGCTATCGGCTATTCGGTCGTCGCGATGTGTGCCTGTTGCCAGACCCTGCGCATCAGGACCGGTTTCTCGATGATCGGGGTTGA
- a CDS encoding metallothionein — protein sequence MKAETCACPNCTCKLGEHSIVRHGKHYCCEGCAKHHEHGEACAGSGCKCAKGAHG from the coding sequence ATGAAAGCAGAAACCTGCGCCTGCCCCAATTGCACCTGCAAACTGGGAGAACATTCGATTGTTCGCCACGGCAAGCACTATTGCTGTGAAGGCTGCGCCAAGCACCATGAACACGGCGAAGCCTGCGCTGGCAGCGGTTGCAAGTGCGCCAAGGGCGCTCATGGTTGA
- a CDS encoding DUF6555 family protein: MNNAKLFVIEYTLHGVAKSFIIRQEKMDNAEAWHWASCDAGVGRIGRFGREQVKKTTRPLAEKFGIENVAWRPTR; this comes from the coding sequence ATGAACAACGCAAAACTTTTCGTCATCGAGTACACCCTGCATGGCGTTGCCAAGTCTTTCATCATCCGCCAGGAGAAGATGGACAACGCCGAAGCCTGGCACTGGGCCAGTTGTGATGCGGGGGTGGGCCGGATTGGACGTTTCGGTCGCGAACAGGTGAAAAAGACCACCCGGCCGCTGGCGGAAAAGTTCGGCATCGAAAACGTTGCCTGGCGGCCGACGCGTTAA
- a CDS encoding helix-turn-helix transcriptional regulator, with translation MALAAPPDLSDFDVPVQPLARTYPRGLFIEPHAHEWGQLLYAMSGVMWVETPTEALVVPPQRAVWLPPGVVHGIRVVSDLQMRNIYLRPSLAATLDSRVQVIEVGGLLRELILGLVAQGDSGPTDYYEALVGLALLELKRAKRSLLKIPMPDASDRRLVSLCQAVMAAPSLEIAFEQHAEHAGASVRTLARLFKDGLGMGFAEWRRQVQLAVAVAELIQGAPVGAIARALGYSPSSFSDMFRRELGVAPSQFTVSPGSVVRNPEALGR, from the coding sequence ATGGCCCTTGCCGCTCCCCCTGACCTGAGTGACTTCGATGTGCCGGTGCAACCCTTGGCACGGACCTATCCGCGCGGGTTGTTTATCGAGCCTCACGCGCATGAGTGGGGCCAGTTGCTCTATGCCATGAGCGGTGTGATGTGGGTCGAGACGCCGACCGAAGCGCTGGTCGTGCCACCGCAGCGCGCAGTCTGGTTGCCACCGGGCGTGGTGCATGGCATTCGGGTGGTTTCCGATTTGCAGATGCGCAATATCTACCTGCGCCCTTCGTTGGCCGCAACGCTGGACAGCCGCGTTCAGGTGATCGAGGTGGGCGGGCTGTTACGCGAGTTGATCCTCGGGTTGGTGGCGCAGGGCGACAGCGGTCCAACCGACTATTACGAAGCATTGGTGGGGTTGGCGCTGCTGGAGTTGAAACGGGCAAAACGTTCGCTGTTGAAGATTCCCATGCCGGACGCTTCGGATCGCCGTTTGGTAAGCCTGTGTCAGGCGGTCATGGCCGCGCCTTCGCTGGAGATCGCCTTCGAGCAGCATGCTGAACATGCCGGTGCCAGCGTGCGGACCCTGGCCCGCCTGTTCAAGGATGGCCTGGGCATGGGGTTTGCCGAGTGGCGGCGTCAGGTGCAACTGGCGGTGGCCGTGGCCGAACTGATCCAGGGTGCGCCGGTCGGCGCCATTGCCCGTGCGCTGGGTTACTCGCCGAGCAGTTTCAGTGACATGTTTCGTCGGGAACTGGGCGTGGCGCCATCACAGTTCACGGTGTCTCCCGGCTCAGTTGTCCGAAATCCAGAAGCGCTTGGCCGATAG
- a CDS encoding DUF1427 family protein, giving the protein MNYLMSLVIGLGVGVLYGALDFRSPAPPAIALVGLLGMLAGEKLWPMGRQLLAGWIS; this is encoded by the coding sequence ATGAATTACCTCATGTCACTGGTCATTGGCCTGGGTGTCGGCGTGCTCTATGGCGCGCTGGACTTTCGTTCGCCCGCGCCGCCAGCCATCGCGTTAGTGGGGTTGTTGGGCATGCTTGCCGGCGAAAAGCTCTGGCCAATGGGCCGGCAGTTGCTCGCAGGCTGGATCTCTTGA
- a CDS encoding zinc-binding alcohol dehydrogenase family protein — MKALQFDKTGDLAALRYVEVPTPATGANEVLVQIKAAGLNPSDVKNVLGRFPYTTLPRIPGRDFAGVVVEGPQALIGQAVWGTGRELGFFADGSHAQFVKLPANGVALKPSHLSFAQAASLGVPYTTAWDALERSLVKAGTRLLVIGGGAVGSAALALAKVRGAQVLAAARRPEQVNALQAQGIKTIELGKPEDLPTQVNAVFAGGAEVIFDTTGFWLPAAVPALATFGRIAIIAAPVDGHVQLPALALYRRGGSVVGINSLLYGVQACAAMLDQFGRFFDEGLLPLPEGLVESPLAEGLDRYGEVNQGRGDKIVLVP, encoded by the coding sequence ATGAAAGCCCTGCAATTCGATAAAACCGGTGACCTTGCAGCGTTGCGTTACGTTGAGGTGCCGACCCCGGCCACGGGCGCGAATGAAGTGCTGGTGCAGATCAAGGCGGCCGGCCTGAACCCCAGCGATGTGAAGAACGTGCTCGGGCGTTTTCCCTACACCACGCTGCCGAGGATTCCCGGACGGGATTTTGCAGGTGTCGTGGTGGAAGGCCCGCAGGCATTGATCGGCCAGGCTGTCTGGGGCACTGGCCGCGAGTTGGGTTTCTTCGCCGACGGCTCCCATGCGCAATTCGTCAAACTGCCGGCCAATGGCGTGGCGCTCAAGCCGAGTCATCTGAGCTTCGCCCAGGCCGCCAGCCTCGGCGTGCCGTACACCACGGCGTGGGACGCGCTGGAACGCAGCCTGGTGAAGGCCGGAACCCGGTTGTTGGTGATCGGCGGCGGGGCGGTCGGGAGTGCAGCGCTGGCGCTGGCGAAGGTCCGTGGTGCCCAGGTGCTGGCAGCGGCGCGACGGCCGGAGCAGGTCAACGCTTTGCAGGCTCAGGGCATCAAGACGATTGAGTTGGGTAAGCCTGAGGATCTGCCGACGCAGGTCAATGCGGTGTTTGCCGGGGGCGCAGAGGTGATTTTCGACACCACAGGCTTCTGGCTGCCGGCTGCCGTGCCGGCACTGGCGACGTTCGGGCGGATTGCGATCATTGCCGCTCCGGTTGACGGTCATGTGCAGTTGCCTGCATTGGCGCTGTATCGCCGGGGCGGCTCGGTGGTGGGGATCAATTCGTTGCTCTATGGCGTGCAGGCGTGTGCGGCGATGCTCGACCAGTTCGGCCGGTTCTTCGACGAAGGACTGCTGCCGCTGCCCGAAGGCCTGGTCGAATCCCCATTGGCCGAAGGGCTGGACCGCTATGGCGAAGTGAATCAGGGGCGTGGCGACAAGATAGTGCTGGTGCCTTGA
- a CDS encoding purine nucleoside permease: protein MHTITRLCLSVGLACGTLLASTAWAAETPIQPKVMLITMFAPEAQHWIDRLELKQQVRVPGLSAEYPNIRCNTRQVCLMVTGMGQTNAAASTLALALSPMFDLRKSYFVIAGIAGISPKHGTLGTAAWAHYLVEFGTQWELDSRDAPKDWPTGYTGINTQGPDEKPPLDYKTEVFELNPKLQAKAFALSQNVPLSESAQSAAWRLKYPSAPANQPPVVTRCDTLAGNTWFSGTRLSERAEVWTRLLTDNKGAYCTTQQEDNSTYEALLRASREGLVDVQRLAVVRAGSDFDRPAPGASEVDNLLKYADQGGFVPALENLYRTGNPLVQEILDNWSAWENGVPEA, encoded by the coding sequence ATGCACACAATCACTCGTCTTTGTTTGTCCGTGGGCCTGGCCTGCGGCACCCTCCTCGCTTCTACCGCGTGGGCCGCTGAAACACCGATCCAGCCAAAAGTAATGCTGATCACCATGTTCGCCCCCGAAGCGCAACACTGGATCGATCGCCTGGAGCTCAAGCAGCAGGTCCGCGTGCCCGGACTGTCCGCCGAGTACCCGAACATCCGCTGCAACACCCGACAGGTGTGCCTGATGGTGACCGGCATGGGCCAGACCAATGCGGCAGCGTCCACCCTGGCATTGGCGCTGTCGCCAATGTTCGACCTGCGCAAAAGCTACTTCGTGATTGCCGGGATCGCCGGAATCAGTCCAAAACACGGCACCCTCGGCACCGCCGCGTGGGCACATTACCTGGTGGAGTTTGGCACCCAGTGGGAGCTGGATTCCCGGGACGCACCGAAAGACTGGCCGACCGGCTACACCGGGATCAACACCCAGGGCCCTGACGAAAAACCGCCGCTGGACTACAAGACCGAAGTCTTTGAGCTCAACCCGAAGTTGCAGGCCAAGGCCTTCGCCCTCAGCCAAAACGTGCCGTTGAGCGAAAGCGCGCAATCGGCGGCCTGGCGCCTGAAGTACCCGTCTGCCCCGGCCAATCAACCGCCGGTGGTGACCCGATGCGACACGCTGGCAGGCAACACCTGGTTTTCCGGGACCCGTTTGAGTGAACGGGCGGAAGTCTGGACCAGGCTCCTGACCGATAACAAAGGCGCCTACTGCACGACCCAGCAAGAAGACAACTCCACTTATGAGGCGCTGCTGCGAGCCAGCCGTGAGGGGCTGGTGGATGTCCAGCGTCTGGCAGTGGTGCGCGCCGGGTCGGATTTCGACCGGCCGGCACCGGGCGCGAGCGAAGTGGACAACCTGCTCAAGTACGCGGATCAGGGCGGGTTTGTCCCGGCCCTGGAAAACCTGTACCGCACGGGTAACCCGTTAGTGCAGGAAATTCTCGACAACTGGTCAGCGTGGGAAAACGGCGTGCCTGAGGCGTGA
- a CDS encoding nucleoside-specific channel-forming protein Tsx, translating to MHLTSPRPASRNRFAVSLLLSTVTGLLSHSALALETTIDESAQGEALSAEASPPKKGAYLSDWFNQDLMIIGSKDISFGPQPADDIYLEYEYFGRKGPFELYGYVDIPKIFDIGNSHDKGVWDHGSPLFMEHEPRISIDYLAGRSLAIGPFKEWYVAFDWIYDHGSRTANRANTLYSGLGTDIDTHSRVNLSANFYGRYQWENYGASNEYSWDGYRAQLKYIVPISSFSNGASLTYIGFTNFDFGSDLHKDNPARTANATVATNVLLYSFTHLRFTLVGRYFHNGGNWDDGSELNFGDGNFRARSDGWGYYAGVGYQF from the coding sequence ATGCACCTCACCTCCCCACGCCCCGCGTCGCGCAACCGTTTTGCTGTTTCCCTGCTACTGAGCACCGTTACAGGACTACTCAGCCACAGCGCCCTGGCGCTAGAAACCACCATTGATGAGTCCGCTCAGGGTGAAGCCTTGAGCGCCGAAGCCAGCCCGCCGAAAAAAGGCGCTTACCTGTCGGACTGGTTCAACCAGGACCTGATGATCATTGGCAGCAAGGACATCAGCTTCGGGCCGCAACCGGCCGACGATATCTACCTGGAATATGAATACTTCGGCCGCAAGGGCCCGTTCGAACTCTATGGCTACGTCGACATCCCGAAGATTTTCGACATCGGCAACAGCCACGACAAAGGCGTCTGGGACCACGGTTCGCCGCTGTTCATGGAGCACGAGCCGCGCATTTCCATCGACTACCTGGCCGGCCGCAGCCTGGCCATCGGGCCGTTCAAGGAATGGTATGTGGCCTTCGACTGGATCTACGACCACGGCAGCCGCACCGCCAACCGCGCCAACACCTTGTACAGCGGGCTGGGCACCGACATCGACACCCACTCGCGGGTGAACCTGTCGGCCAACTTCTATGGGCGCTACCAGTGGGAGAACTACGGCGCCAGCAACGAATACTCCTGGGACGGCTATCGTGCACAGTTGAAGTACATCGTGCCGATCAGCAGTTTCAGCAATGGTGCATCGCTGACCTACATCGGCTTTACCAACTTCGATTTCGGGTCCGACCTGCACAAGGACAATCCGGCGCGCACCGCCAATGCCACGGTGGCCACCAATGTGTTGCTCTATTCCTTCACCCACTTGCGCTTCACCCTGGTCGGGCGTTACTTCCACAACGGCGGCAACTGGGACGACGGCAGCGAGTTGAACTTCGGTGATGGCAACTTCCGTGCACGTTCCGATGGCTGGGGTTACTACGCCGGGGTCGGTTATCAGTTCTGA